One genomic window of Rhodothermia bacterium includes the following:
- the crcB gene encoding fluoride efflux transporter CrcB has product MSYPVLYIALGGAIGAILRYATAVGVANLWRGAFPLGTAIANLLGCFLIGLILPHFAKTEISTGFRLFFVTGFLGAYTTFSTFSLETIELVHREEYGTALLNVVSSLSLGLIATAMGIWAGKTLSAG; this is encoded by the coding sequence ATGTCCTATCCTGTTTTATACATCGCCCTTGGTGGTGCAATCGGGGCAATACTCCGTTATGCAACTGCAGTTGGTGTCGCCAACCTTTGGCGAGGCGCGTTTCCTTTAGGTACGGCCATCGCGAATCTTTTGGGGTGCTTCCTGATCGGCTTAATACTTCCGCATTTTGCCAAAACAGAGATTTCCACGGGGTTTAGACTCTTTTTTGTTACAGGTTTTTTGGGCGCTTACACCACCTTTTCTACATTTAGCCTTGAGACAATAGAACTTGTACACCGTGAGGAGTATGGCACGGCATTACTCAATGTTGTTTCTTCGCTCAGTCTCGGTCTTATTGCCACAGCGATGGGTATTTGGGCAGGCAAAACGCTTTCGGCAGGATAA
- the corA gene encoding magnesium/cobalt transporter CorA, whose protein sequence is MPNRDAISRKHKLGQPPGALLYTGAPRDAKATFSMISYNEKTQTARTYNNLEHCLERLTRDSVHWLNIEGLHDTDLVALIGERFGIHPLTLEDVLNTQTRPKFEDYEGYLVAILKMIRFDPTSQEVITEQLVLILKDQMVITFQEKDGEDAFDHVRHRIKSVRGRIHKLGADYLYYALMDAVVDYYFEVLERIGDMVETLEEALIEGPSPEMMRQLHHLKRQMILLRKSVWPLRELINNIERSDNPQLTEHTHLYLRDLRDHIVLVLDTVETYRDLLSGLMDLYLSSVSNRMNEVMKVLAIISTVFIPVTFLAGVYGMNFDIMPELHEPYAYYILWAVMIVLMVSQVIYFKKRKWL, encoded by the coding sequence ATGCCGAACCGAGACGCTATCAGTCGGAAGCATAAATTGGGGCAGCCACCCGGTGCTTTGCTCTATACTGGCGCACCCAGAGACGCTAAGGCCACGTTTTCCATGATTAGCTACAACGAGAAAACGCAAACGGCCCGTACCTACAACAATTTGGAACACTGCCTCGAAAGATTGACCCGTGACTCGGTACATTGGCTTAATATTGAGGGCTTACATGATACGGATTTGGTCGCTTTGATTGGGGAGCGCTTTGGGATTCACCCGCTTACGTTGGAAGATGTGCTCAATACGCAAACGCGCCCCAAATTTGAGGATTATGAAGGTTATTTGGTAGCCATCTTAAAAATGATCCGCTTTGATCCAACATCGCAGGAGGTGATAACGGAACAATTGGTCTTAATTCTCAAAGACCAAATGGTGATCACCTTTCAAGAAAAAGATGGGGAAGACGCCTTCGACCATGTACGGCATCGGATCAAATCGGTACGTGGACGGATTCATAAGTTGGGGGCCGATTACCTCTATTATGCCCTTATGGATGCGGTTGTGGACTATTATTTTGAGGTTTTAGAGCGCATCGGAGACATGGTCGAGACGTTGGAGGAGGCTTTAATTGAGGGGCCAAGTCCAGAGATGATGCGCCAACTCCACCACCTGAAACGCCAAATGATCTTGTTGCGAAAGTCTGTTTGGCCGCTGAGGGAATTGATTAATAACATCGAACGGTCGGATAATCCACAACTCACCGAGCATACACACCTCTATTTACGCGACCTTAGAGACCATATTGTCTTGGTTTTAGACACCGTAGAAACCTACCGTGACTTGCTTTCTGGCTTGATGGATCTCTACCTCTCCAGTGTCTCGAACCGCATGAACGAGGTGATGAAGGTACTCGCCATTATCTCGACAGTCTTTATTCCGGTTACGTTTTTGGCGGGGGTTTATGGGATGAATTTTGACATTATGCCAGAGCTACACGAGCCTTACGCCTACTACATTTTGTGGGCGGTCATGATTGTGCTTATGGTTTCTCAAGTAATTTATTTCAAGAAGCGAAAATGGCTTTAG